In a genomic window of Mastomys coucha isolate ucsf_1 unplaced genomic scaffold, UCSF_Mcou_1 pScaffold19, whole genome shotgun sequence:
- the Klhl7 gene encoding kelch-like protein 7, which yields MATSGVEKSSKKKTEKKLAAREEARLLAGFMGVMNNMRKQRTLCDVILMVQERKIPAHRVVLAAASHFFNLMFTTNMLESKSFEVELKDAEPDIIEQLVEFAYTARISVNSNNVQSLLDAANQYQIEPVKKMCVDFLKEQVDASNCLGISVLAECLDCPELKATADDFIHQHFTEVYKTDEFLQLDVKRVTHLLSQDTLTVRAEDQVYDAAVRWLKYDEPNRQPFMVDILAKVRFPLISKNFLSKTVQAEPLIQDNPECLKMVISGMRYHLLSPEDREELAGGTRPRRKKHDYRIALFGGSQPQSCRYFNPKDYSWTDIRCPFEKRRDAACVFWDNVVYILGGSQLFPIKRMDCYNVVKDSWYSKLGPPTPRDSLAACAAEGKIYTSGGSEVGNSALYLFECYDTRTESWHTKPSMLTQRCSHGMVEANGLIYVCGGSLGNNVSGRVLSSCEVYDPATETWTELCSMIEPRKNHGLVFVKDKIFAVGGQNGLGGLDNVEYYDIKLNEWKMVSPMPWRGVTVKCAAVGSVIYVLAGFQGVGRLGHILEYNTETDKWIANSKVRAFPVTSCLICVVDTCGANEETLET from the exons agAACATTATGCGATGTGATCCTTATGGTCCAGGAAAGAAAGATACCTGCTCACCGTGTTGTCCTGGCTGCAGCCAGTCACTTTTTTAACTTAATGTTCACAA CTAACATGCTTGAATCTAAGTCCTTTGAAGTAGAACTCAAAGATGCTGAACCTGATATTATTGAACAACTGGTGGAATTTGCTTACACTGCTAG AATTTCTGTGAATAGCAACAATGTTCAGTCTTTGTTAGATGCAGCAAATCAGTACCAGATTGAACCTGTGAAGAAAATGTGTGTTGATTTTTTGAAAGAACAAGTTGATGCTTCAAATTGTCTTG GCATAAGTGTGCTTGCAGAATGTCTGGACTGTCCTGAATTGAAAGCAACAGCTGATGACTTTATTCATCAGCATTTCACTGAAGTTTACAAAACTGATGAATTTCTACAACTTGATGTCAAGCGAGTGACACATCTTCTCAGCCAGGACACCCTGACTGTGAGAGCAGAGGACCAG GTTTATGACGCTGCCGTGAGGTGGTTGAAATATGATGAACCTAACCGCCAGCCATTCATGGTTGATATCCTTGCTAAAGTCAGGTTTCCTCTTATATCGAAGAATTTCCTAAGTAAAACAGTACAAGCTGAACCACTTATTCAAGATAATCCTGAATGCCTTAAAATGGTGATAA GTGGAATGAGGTACCATCTACTGTCTCCTGAGGATAGAGAAGAACTTGCAGGTGGCACACGGCctagaagaaagaaacatgatTACCGCATAGCTCTGTTTGGAGGCTCTCAACCACAGTCCTGTAGATATTTTAACCCAAAG GATTACAGTTGGACAGACATTCGCTGCCCCTTTGAAAAACGAAGAGATGCAGCATGTGTGTTTTGGGACAATGTAGTATACATTTTGGGAGGTTCTCAGCTTTTCCCCATAAAGCGAATGGATTGCTACAATGTTGTAAAGGATAGCTGGTATTCCAAACTGGGCCCTCCAACACCTCGAGACAGCCTTGCTGCCTGTGCTGCAGAAGGCAAAATTTATACCTCTGGAGGTTCAGAAGTCG GAAACTCAGCCCTGTATTTGTTTGAATGCTATGATACAAGAACTGAGAGTTGGCACACGAAGCCCAGCATGCTAACTCAGCGCTGCAGCCATGGGATGGTGGAGGCCAATGGCCTCATCTATGTTTGTGGCGGAAGCTTAGGAAACAATGTTTCTGGGAGAGTGCTTAGTTCCTGTGAAGTGTATGATCCTGCCACAGAAAC atggacTGAGCTGTGTTCAATGATTGAGCCCAGGAAGAATCATGGGCTGGTGTTTGTGAAGGACAAGATATTTGCTGTTGGTGGTCAGAATGGTTTAG GTGGTCTGGACAATGTGGAATATTACGATATCAAGTTAAATGAATGGAAGATGGTGTCGCCGATGCCATGGAGGGGCGTGACAGTGAAGTGTGCAGCAGTTGGCTCTGTCATCTATGTCCTGGCAGGTTTTCAGGGTGTAGGTAGATTGGGGCACATCCTTGAGTATAATACTGAAACAGACAAGTGGATCGCCAACTCCAAAGTCCGGGCTTTCCCAGTCACAAGTTGTCTAATTTGTGTCGTTGATACTTGTGGAGCAAATGAAGAGACCCTCGAAACATGA